A single window of Amyelois transitella isolate CPQ chromosome 17, ilAmyTran1.1, whole genome shotgun sequence DNA harbors:
- the LOC106143397 gene encoding transcription factor A, mitochondrial: MSTFTQFTRLSNYLINGYKTVLHGRTSVIITPQICNYAKSAEERLGIEKPKRPLTPFFKFMAQMRPALLAKNPGITSKEAIVWSSKHWQELDAGTKAQMAKEYEKDLEDYRKIKEIYESSLTEEQKEEISRLKEEMAAAKEKRKLKAEYKELGRPKKPMSSYFLYIKSRNDIFQGKQLKEYQKKIREDWLKLPESEKLKYEKQAQQLMEKYRKDIEAWELKMISIGRTDLVKTKSVKVKKTASSKKKE; the protein is encoded by the exons ATGTCTACATTTACCCAGTTTACTCGTCTGAGTAACTACCTAATAAATGGCTATAAAACTGTCTTACATGGAAG GACAAGTGTAATAATTACACcacaaatatgtaattatgcTAAATCAGCTGAGGAAAGGCTTGGTATTGAAAAACCAAAAAGACCATTGACCCCATTCTTCAAGTTCATGGCACAAATGAGGCCAGCTCTGCTTGCCAAGAATCCTGGTATCACATCCAAAGAGGCAATAGTGTGGAGCTCCAAACATTGGCAAGAATTGGATGCAGGG ACCAAGGCACAAATGGCCAAAGAATATGAAAAAGACCTTGAAGATTACAGGAagattaaagaaatatatgaGTCATCTTTGACTGAAGAGCAGAAAGAAGAAATTAGTAGGCTCAAAGAAGAGATGGCGGCTGCCAAAGAGAAAAGGAAATTGAAAGCT GAATATAAAGAATTAGGGCGTCCAAAAAAGCCAATGTCgtcatattttctttacattaAATCTAGAAATGATATCTTCCAAGGAAAGCAGCTCAAAGAATATCAGAAGAAGATCAGAGAAGACTGGCTGAAGCTGCCAGAGAGTGAGAAACTAAAGTATGAGAAACAGGCTCAGCAGCTAATGGAGAAATATAG GAAAGATATTGAAGCATGGGAACTTAAAATGATTTCAATAGGACGAACAGATCTAGTCAAAACAAAATCTGTAAAAGTGAAGAAGACGGCAAGTtcgaagaaaaaagaatag